The DNA segment AGCTAAGAAAATAAATGTTCCAGCAGCTGCACTTATTGCAACTGTAAAAAAATTCAATGAATCTGTTGATAAAAAATCAGATGAATTTGGAAGAGATATATGGGAAAATAAAATAGATAAGGGATCTTTCTATGCAACATTACGTTTCCCTGCATTACATCATACTATGGGCGGAATAAAAATAAATGAAAATGCAGAGGTAATAGGAAAAGAAGGGAAGGCTGTACCAGGATTATTTGCAGCTGGAGAAGTTACTGGTGGAATACATGGTGCTAACAGACTTGGTGGAAATGCCATAGCCGACATTATTGTTTTTGGTAGAATTGCTGGTAAAAATGCTGCTAATGCAAAATAATAACTGAACAAAAACTTAGATTAGAGGCTGATTAATATATCAGTCTCTTTTATAATAGTTTTATAATGAAAATAAAATATTTTTTTTTAGAAATATAAAAAAATACTTTGATTTTTTTTAGAAATATACTATACTTATTTTAAAGAATATTATTATCTATAAATATGTTGCTAAACTAGAAATTTATTAATTTATAGTATGGAGGAATTAGATGGAAAAAGTTTATCAAGGAAAGACTAAAGATGTCTACAAATTAGAAAATGGAAATTTCCTGCTTGAATTTAAAGATGATTGTACAGGGAAAGATGGAGTATTTGATCCAGGTGAAAACTCAGTTGGATTAAAAATAGAAGGAATAGGAAAAGCTAACTTAAAGATGTCAGTTTACTTTTTTGAGATATTAAATAAATCAGGAGTAAAAACTCATTATATTTCTGCTGATGTAGAAAAAGGAACTATGGAGGTAGTACCAGCAAAACCATTTGGAAAAGGTCTTGAAGTGATATGTCGTTTTAAAGCTGTAGGAAGCTTCTATCGTCGTTATAAGGAATATATAGCAGAAGGTGGAGACTTACCTGCTTATGTGGAGACTACATTTAAAAATGATGCTTTAGGAGATCCTCTTGTAACTAAAGATGGATTAGTAGTCCTTAATGTAATGACCCCAGCACAGTATGATTCAATGAAAGAAAAAACACAGCTTATTTCCACAATAGTAAAAGATAGATTAGCTGAAAAAGACCTTGAACTTTATGATATTAAATTTGAATTTGGAATAGATAAAGATGGGGAAGTTATACTCATAGATGAAATAGCTTCTGGAAATATGCGTGTATATAAAGCTGGAAAAATAGTTGATCCTATGGATTTAACAGAAATGGTATTTGCATAGAATTTTATATAATTCAAATAAATATTATGAGAATAAAGAAATCAACTTAAGTAATTAGAAAGAGAACCTATAATATATTTTTTATTTTAACGGATTTATTCCAAAAAATTAAAAATCTACTTTTATTTTTTAAGAGAATATGATAGAATAATGATGGTCCATTGTACAAGAAGAAGTGTCTCTTTTGTAGCTTAACTTAAACAAATTAAAATTACTTCTTGTCATCACTAGGTTGACATTTTGTTTAATTTATGATATCATCTTATGGAAAAATATAATTTTTAAAATTTCTAGGAGGTTTTTAATTTGGCACATTCAAGATCAGCTAAAAAGAGAATATTAGTAGCAGAGAGAAACAGAGAAAGAAATCAAGCAGTAAAATCTAGAGTTAAAACTATGACTAAAAAAGTTTTAACAACTGTAGATACTAAAGATTTAGAAGCTTCAAAAACAGCTTTATCAGTAGCTTATAAAGAGTTAGATAAAGCAGTAAGCAAAGGAATCATGAAGAAAAATACAGCATCTAGAAAGAAAGCAAGATTAGCTGCTAAAGTAAACGCACTATAGGTTTTAGTATGTTTGAGGGTATCCAGATGTGGATATCCTTTTTTCTTTAAAAAATATTCAGAAGGAGCAAAGAATGATAAAATTAATAGTATTAGATGTAGATGGAACATTAACTGATGGCAAGCTCTATATGGATGATAAGGATAATAGTTTAAAGGCATTCGATGTAAAAGATGGATTTGCAATAGCTCAATGGATAAAACATGGAGGGATTACTGCCATTATCACTGGAAAGACTTCCATAATAGTTAAGCGAAGAACAGAAGAATTAGGAATACAGGAATTAGTACAAGGAGCTGGAAATAAAGTAGCTGAATTAAAAAAAATATTAGATAAATATAAAATATTGCCTGAAGAAACTGCTTATATGGGTGATGATATAAATGACTTAGGAGTGATGTCTATTGTGGGAATATCAGCAGCTCCTAAAAATGCAGTAAAAGAAGTTTTGGATAGAGTAAATTTTGTTTCTTCAAAAAATGGCGGAGATGGAGCTGTGAGAGAATTTTTTGAAAAAATAATGAAAGAAAATAATATTTGGGAAAAAATAATAGAAAAATATCTTAATGAAGGAAAATAAAAAAGATTAATATAAATAAAAACAGAACTCAATGTGGAGTTCTGTTTTTTAATATCTTTAAGTTTATTTTTAAGCTGTTATAACATCCAAGTGCGAGAATTTTTCACAAAGTTCTTTGTAGTTTTGTTTTAAGTATTTGAATTCTTCTTTTAGCTCCTTAGAGGCATTTTCAACTGATATAAGGCTTTTTACATCTTTACCACATTCTTTTACTATATTAGAAAAAAGAACATAAAGAAAAGCTAATGTGGTAGCTTTTATACCATTGAAGTCTATAACAACACTATCTCCTTTTTTTATTTTCCTAGCAACCATAGAACATAATTGTAGAGCTTTCTTAGGAGATACAAGGACAGAAGTTTCAAAAATTTTGCTTAATACAAGATTCATGATAGAACCCTCCTTTGTTATTATTATAATAAATCCTTCCTCACTTATATTATATATAGAAATTATAAAAAAGTCAAACTAAAAAAATTCACATTTTACTACAAAATAGTACGTTTGTTTTAATCTGGGTAAACAGCTCTTCCCTTTAATTTACCATCTGGATGATAATATTTCCAGGTACTAGTAGGAACACCATTTTTAAAATATCCTCTTACTTGAAGATTACCATTTTCATGATAAAGAAAATAGTCTCCATTATCACTTCCATTAACATAAGAAGTCTGCATAACTTTTAAACCATTTTCTTGATAGATAACATATTTTCCATTTAATTTTCCGTTTTTCCAATTTTCTATGGATTTAAGGGCGCCATTTGGAAAAAAAGTTACCCATTTACCATCAGGTTTACCATCAGTGTAGTAGTTTCTATCTTTTTTATCTACTACTTTTCCTGTAAAAGGAGTATCTTCGTTAAAATAATATGTAACACCATTCTCTTCTCTCATTCTTGAAGCATCTGCTGTATTAGGAGCGGACAAGCTAATTAAAGATATTGCTAAAAATATTGATAAAATTAAAATTTTCTTCATTTTCAATCACCTACTATTTTATTTTACCGTGTTTTAAAAAAAAATCAATAGATATTTACATTGAAATAAAAAAAATAAAGTGATAAACTAAAAGAAAGAGGATTAATTTAATGAAATGGAGGTATAAAAATGAGTTTAAACATAATAGAAAAAATAGAGAAAATATATTCTAAGACAGTTTCTCTTGTCAGCGAAGATAAAGTTAGATTTTGTGAATATATTTCTGATAAAAATAAAATATTTATAGAAAAAATGATGGAAAAAAATTCTTTCACAGGAAAAAAAGGGGAAAAATTAGAAGTTTCATTTTTAGAAGGGGAATCTTTAATAACGATATTATTTTTAGGAACAGGAAAAAAAGAAAATATAAATAGGGATATTATGAGAGAAGTAATATATAAAGGTTTGAAAGATATAACTGGAGATATCCTTATAGGAAGTGAAGATGAGGATTTAATAGATATAGAAATAATTGGGGAAGTAGCAGAACATATAGATTATAAATTTGATAAATATATGAGTGAAAAAAAGGATAAAAAATTAAACATACATTACTTTAAGGAAAAAAATGATATTACTGTTATTGAAAGTAAAGAATTAGGAAAGATAATGAATATAGTAAGGGATTTAATAAATGAACCTGCTTGTGTAATAACTCCAGAAAAACTGGCAGAAGAAACAGAGAAATTAGGAAGAGAATTTGGATTTGAAGTAGAAATACTAGAGGAAAAGGAAGCAGAAAAGTTGGAAATGAAAGCATTTTTTGCAGTAGGAAAAGCTTCTGTTAACAGACCAAAAGTTATAGTGATGAGATACAAAGGAGATATTGAAAGTGAAGAAAGAATAGGTTTAGTAGGAAAAGGGCTTACTTATGATACAGGAGGACTTTCTTTAAAACCTACATCAAGTATGTTGGATATGAAATCAGACATGGGTGGTGCAGCTACTGTAATAGGGACTATGTGTGCTCTTGGTAAAATGAAAATCAAAAAAAATGTTACAGCAGTGGTTGCTGCTTGTGAAAACGCAATAGGATCAAATGCATACAGACCTGGTGATATAATAGGAAGTATGAATGGTAAAACTATAGAAATA comes from the Fusobacterium sp. genome and includes:
- a CDS encoding FAD-binding protein, whose product is MATFAQKDGQYYMINDSKIISSDRKTTSAEDLDELIRKNMVVEATTHEELAKKINVPAAALIATVKKFNESVDKKSDEFGRDIWENKIDKGSFYATLRFPALHHTMGGIKINENAEVIGKEGKAVPGLFAAGEVTGGIHGANRLGGNAIADIIVFGRIAGKNAANAK
- a CDS encoding phosphoribosylaminoimidazolesuccinocarboxamide synthase, whose protein sequence is MEKVYQGKTKDVYKLENGNFLLEFKDDCTGKDGVFDPGENSVGLKIEGIGKANLKMSVYFFEILNKSGVKTHYISADVEKGTMEVVPAKPFGKGLEVICRFKAVGSFYRRYKEYIAEGGDLPAYVETTFKNDALGDPLVTKDGLVVLNVMTPAQYDSMKEKTQLISTIVKDRLAEKDLELYDIKFEFGIDKDGEVILIDEIASGNMRVYKAGKIVDPMDLTEMVFA
- the rpsT gene encoding 30S ribosomal protein S20; this encodes MAHSRSAKKRILVAERNRERNQAVKSRVKTMTKKVLTTVDTKDLEASKTALSVAYKELDKAVSKGIMKKNTASRKKARLAAKVNAL
- a CDS encoding HAD-IIIA family hydrolase — translated: MIKLIVLDVDGTLTDGKLYMDDKDNSLKAFDVKDGFAIAQWIKHGGITAIITGKTSIIVKRRTEELGIQELVQGAGNKVAELKKILDKYKILPEETAYMGDDINDLGVMSIVGISAAPKNAVKEVLDRVNFVSSKNGGDGAVREFFEKIMKENNIWEKIIEKYLNEGK
- a CDS encoding STAS-like domain-containing protein; amino-acid sequence: MNLVLSKIFETSVLVSPKKALQLCSMVARKIKKGDSVVIDFNGIKATTLAFLYVLFSNIVKECGKDVKSLISVENASKELKEEFKYLKQNYKELCEKFSHLDVITA
- a CDS encoding toxin-antitoxin system YwqK family antitoxin; this translates as MKKILILSIFLAISLISLSAPNTADASRMREENGVTYYFNEDTPFTGKVVDKKDRNYYTDGKPDGKWVTFFPNGALKSIENWKNGKLNGKYVIYQENGLKVMQTSYVNGSDNGDYFLYHENGNLQVRGYFKNGVPTSTWKYYHPDGKLKGRAVYPD
- a CDS encoding leucyl aminopeptidase; its protein translation is MSLNIIEKIEKIYSKTVSLVSEDKVRFCEYISDKNKIFIEKMMEKNSFTGKKGEKLEVSFLEGESLITILFLGTGKKENINRDIMREVIYKGLKDITGDILIGSEDEDLIDIEIIGEVAEHIDYKFDKYMSEKKDKKLNIHYFKEKNDITVIESKELGKIMNIVRDLINEPACVITPEKLAEETEKLGREFGFEVEILEEKEAEKLEMKAFFAVGKASVNRPKVIVMRYKGDIESEERIGLVGKGLTYDTGGLSLKPTSSMLDMKSDMGGAATVIGTMCALGKMKIKKNVTAVVAACENAIGSNAYRPGDIIGSMNGKTIEITNTDAEGRLTLADALTYIIRKENIDEIIDVATLTGAIMVALGDNVTGVFSNSDENYKKLEAAGKYWGEKYWQMPIFEEYRDIIKSDVADLKNSAGRLAGSITAAKFLEEFVEEKTWMHLDIAGTAFSEKNGKYFKKGATGQVVRTLYSYIKG